A DNA window from uncultured Methanoregula sp. contains the following coding sequences:
- a CDS encoding nitroreductase family protein — protein MNIVATIIKSRHSVRKFKTDPIGENVIQDALECALLAPSAMNHQPYLFVVVKQKETLGKIADLAPNGKFIADSQACFAVFGEKQETYYLEDCCAATENLILALQAYGVCSCWVAGEKKPYAEPIRELLEVPAKYTLVSLVAAGYPAEIPIAKKKLFKTLVYSEKYEEQKP, from the coding sequence ATGAACATAGTAGCAACGATAATAAAATCCCGGCACAGCGTGCGCAAGTTCAAAACCGATCCTATCGGGGAGAACGTGATCCAGGATGCGCTGGAGTGCGCTCTTTTGGCCCCGAGTGCAATGAACCATCAGCCCTACCTGTTTGTCGTTGTAAAACAGAAGGAGACTCTTGGAAAAATTGCAGATCTGGCCCCGAACGGAAAGTTCATTGCAGATTCCCAGGCATGTTTCGCTGTTTTTGGCGAGAAGCAGGAGACCTATTATCTTGAAGACTGTTGTGCAGCAACGGAAAACCTGATCCTCGCGCTCCAGGCATACGGTGTCTGTTCCTGCTGGGTTGCCGGGGAGAAGAAACCCTATGCAGAACCGATACGAGAACTCCTTGAGGTTCCTGCGAAATATACCCTTGTCTCCCTGGTAGCTGCCGGTTATCCGGCAGAGATCCCGATTGCCAAGAAAAAACTGTTCAAAACCCTTGTTTATTCTGAAAAATATGAAGAACAAAAACCCTGA